The following proteins come from a genomic window of Pseudomonas hygromyciniae:
- a CDS encoding MFS transporter yields the protein MNQPSPSVGTCLDVQSFINAQPLSRYQWRVVILCFLIVFLDGLDTAAMGFIAPALSQDWGIDRASLGPVMSAALIGMVFGALGSGPLADRFGRKVVLVGAVLVFGAFSLASAYSTDVDQLLVLRFLTGLGLGAGMPNATTLLSEYTPERHKSLLVTSMFCGFNLGMAGGGFISAKLIPMFGWHSLLLIGGILPLILVGVLLLWLPESARYLVVRNRGTDKVRKALAPIDPVTVAQAASFSVPEQKTVKARNVFAVIFSGTYSAGTLLLWLTYFMGLVIVYLLTSWLPTLMRDSGASMEQAAFIGALFQFGGVLSAVGVGWAMDRFNPHKVIGTFYLLAGVFAYAVGQSLGNITLLATLVLIAGMCVNGAQSAMPSLAARFYPTQGRATGVSWMLGIGRFGAILGAWMGATLLGLGWNFEQVLTALVIPAALATTAVLIKGLVSHADAT from the coding sequence ATGAATCAGCCTTCGCCTTCTGTTGGTACATGTCTGGACGTGCAGTCCTTTATCAATGCGCAACCTTTGTCCCGCTATCAATGGCGGGTGGTGATCCTGTGTTTCCTGATTGTCTTTCTCGATGGCCTGGATACTGCGGCCATGGGCTTTATTGCGCCGGCGCTGTCCCAGGATTGGGGGATCGACCGTGCCAGCCTCGGCCCGGTGATGAGTGCGGCGTTGATTGGCATGGTGTTTGGCGCCTTGGGCTCCGGGCCCTTGGCCGACCGGTTCGGGCGCAAGGTGGTGCTGGTGGGCGCCGTGCTGGTGTTCGGCGCCTTCAGCCTGGCCTCGGCCTACAGCACCGACGTTGATCAGCTACTGGTGTTGCGGTTCCTGACCGGCCTGGGCCTGGGCGCAGGTATGCCGAACGCGACGACATTGCTGTCTGAATACACCCCGGAGCGCCACAAGTCGTTGCTGGTGACCAGCATGTTCTGTGGTTTCAACCTGGGCATGGCCGGTGGCGGGTTTATCTCGGCCAAGCTGATCCCGATGTTCGGCTGGCATAGCCTGCTGCTGATCGGCGGCATCCTGCCATTGATCCTGGTGGGTGTGCTGCTGCTGTGGCTGCCGGAATCGGCGCGCTACCTGGTGGTGCGCAATCGCGGCACCGACAAAGTGCGCAAGGCCCTGGCGCCCATCGACCCGGTCACCGTCGCCCAGGCCGCCAGCTTCAGTGTCCCGGAACAGAAAACTGTCAAGGCGCGCAATGTATTCGCGGTGATCTTCTCTGGCACCTACAGCGCCGGCACCCTGTTGCTGTGGCTCACGTACTTCATGGGCCTGGTGATTGTGTACCTGCTGACCAGTTGGTTGCCGACCCTGATGCGAGACAGCGGTGCCAGCATGGAACAGGCGGCGTTCATTGGCGCGTTGTTCCAGTTTGGTGGCGTACTCAGCGCCGTGGGCGTGGGCTGGGCCATGGACCGGTTCAATCCGCACAAGGTCATCGGCACTTTCTACCTGTTGGCGGGGGTGTTTGCCTACGCCGTGGGCCAGAGCCTGGGCAATATCACCCTCCTGGCCACCCTGGTGTTGATCGCCGGGATGTGTGTCAACGGTGCGCAATCGGCCATGCCTTCGCTGGCTGCGCGGTTTTACCCGACCCAGGGCCGCGCCACTGGGGTCTCGTGGATGCTGGGGATTGGCCGTTTTGGCGCGATCCTCGGCGCGTGGATGGGCGCCACGTTGTTGGGGTTGGGTTGGAACTTCGAGCAGGTGCTGACGGCGTTGGTAATTCCGGCCGCGTTGGCCACCACCGCGGTGCTGATCAAAGGCCTGGTCAGCCATGCGGATGCCACCTGA
- the ccoM gene encoding cytochrome c oxidase subunit CcoM: protein MFFDNVVFAGVLTVGLMVLFFVGFGFFIWKDANKRKKP, encoded by the coding sequence ATGTTTTTCGATAATGTGGTTTTCGCCGGGGTGCTGACTGTCGGCCTCATGGTGCTGTTTTTTGTAGGGTTTGGTTTTTTTATCTGGAAAGACGCGAATAAGCGTAAAAAACCATAG
- the pcaH gene encoding protocatechuate 3,4-dioxygenase subunit beta has protein sequence MSDKPGYRRPQAGTQPDYLHPAYQSTNLRSPSQPLVFLPHSLSEITGPTIGAERIAEKDNDLTAQHDGEPQGERIIIHGRVLDENGLPVAGILVEIWQANAAGRYNHKRDLHDAPLDPNFTGTGRTVTDADGWYQFQTIKPGAYPWGNHHNAWRPAHIHFSLFGPSVLTRLVTQMYFPGDPLLAYDPIYNCVPDTSAKERLIASFDLEKTVPHYALGYRWDIVLRGRDATPMEK, from the coding sequence ATGAGTGACAAGCCCGGATACCGGCGCCCGCAAGCGGGTACTCAGCCTGATTACCTGCACCCGGCGTACCAGTCGACGAACCTGCGTTCGCCGTCCCAGCCGTTGGTGTTTCTGCCCCATTCGCTGTCGGAAATCACCGGCCCGACCATCGGCGCCGAGCGCATTGCCGAGAAAGACAATGACCTGACGGCCCAGCACGATGGCGAGCCGCAAGGCGAACGCATCATCATTCACGGCCGGGTCCTGGACGAAAACGGCCTGCCAGTGGCGGGCATATTGGTCGAGATCTGGCAGGCCAACGCTGCCGGGCGCTACAACCACAAGCGCGACTTGCACGATGCGCCCCTGGACCCGAACTTTACCGGCACTGGCCGCACCGTTACCGATGCCGATGGCTGGTACCAGTTCCAGACCATCAAGCCCGGCGCCTATCCGTGGGGTAATCATCACAACGCCTGGCGTCCGGCGCACATTCACTTCTCGCTGTTCGGGCCCAGTGTGCTGACGCGCTTGGTGACCCAGATGTACTTTCCCGGCGACCCGCTGCTGGCCTATGACCCGATCTACAACTGCGTGCCCGACACGTCGGCCAAGGAACGCCTGATCGCCAGTTTCGACCTGGAAAAGACCGTGCCGCACTACGCCCTCGGCTACCGCTGGGACATCGTCCTGCGCGGCCGCGACGCCACGCCGATGGAGAAATGA
- the pcaR gene encoding IclR family transcriptional regulator: MNDQLRNSFASVAPPIVASPAKRIQAFTGDPDFMTSLARGLAVVQAFQERKRHLTIAQISHRTEIPRAAVRRCLHTLIKLGYATTDGRTYSLLPKVLTLGHAYLSSTPLAVSAQPYLDRMSEQLHEACNMATLEGDDILYIARSATTQRLISVDLSVGGRLPAYCTSMGRILLAALDDASLQDYLDHADLQVKTSRTLTTPQDLLECLQQVRQQGWCIVDQELEQGLRSIAVPVYDASGQVLAALNVSTHAGRVSRSELEQRFLPSMLSASQELSAQLFA; encoded by the coding sequence ATGAACGATCAATTGCGCAACTCCTTTGCCTCAGTGGCGCCGCCGATCGTCGCGTCACCGGCCAAGCGCATCCAGGCGTTTACCGGCGACCCGGATTTCATGACCTCCCTGGCACGCGGGCTGGCCGTGGTGCAGGCGTTCCAGGAGCGCAAGCGCCACCTGACCATCGCGCAGATCAGCCATCGCACAGAAATCCCCCGCGCTGCCGTCAGGCGTTGCCTGCATACCTTGATCAAGCTCGGCTACGCCACCACCGACGGGCGCACCTATTCCCTGCTACCCAAGGTCCTGACCCTGGGGCATGCCTACCTGTCTTCCACGCCCCTGGCGGTTTCTGCCCAGCCCTACTTGGACCGCATGAGCGAGCAGCTTCACGAAGCCTGCAACATGGCGACCCTGGAAGGCGACGACATCCTCTACATCGCCCGCTCCGCCACGACCCAGCGCCTGATCTCGGTGGATCTGTCGGTCGGTGGCCGGTTGCCGGCCTATTGCACCTCTATGGGCCGGATCCTGCTGGCCGCCCTGGATGATGCGTCGCTGCAGGACTACCTCGATCACGCCGATCTGCAAGTCAAGACCAGCCGCACCCTGACCACGCCCCAAGACTTGCTTGAATGCCTGCAACAAGTGCGGCAACAGGGCTGGTGCATCGTTGATCAGGAACTGGAGCAGGGCCTGCGCTCCATTGCCGTGCCGGTGTATGACGCGTCTGGCCAGGTGTTGGCCGCGCTCAATGTCAGCACTCACGCCGGCCGGGTCAGCCGTAGCGAGCTGGAGCAACGCTTCCTGCCGAGCATGCTTAGCGCCAGCCAGGAGCTGAGTGCCCAGTTGTTTGCTTAA
- the pcaG gene encoding protocatechuate 3,4-dioxygenase subunit alpha: protein MTLNATTSHTVGPYYHIGLTWLNREDLANAGTLGERVAITGQVVDGNGDVVNDAMLEVWQANAAGKYDHPEDDQAKALDPNFEGFGRVPVDGEGRFRFSTIKPGSVPGLKGTTQAPHLVVLVFARGLVKHLLTRIYFDGEAANGDDPLLACVPAERRRTLVAKADASGVYQWNVVLQGTDEETVFFDY, encoded by the coding sequence ATGACCCTTAACGCAACCACGTCCCACACCGTCGGGCCGTACTATCACATCGGCCTGACCTGGCTGAACCGCGAAGACCTGGCCAATGCTGGCACCCTCGGCGAGCGCGTGGCGATCACCGGGCAGGTGGTGGATGGCAATGGCGATGTGGTCAACGATGCGATGCTGGAAGTCTGGCAGGCCAATGCCGCCGGTAAATATGACCACCCCGAAGATGACCAGGCCAAAGCCCTGGACCCCAATTTCGAAGGCTTTGGCCGAGTGCCGGTGGATGGTGAAGGGCGTTTCCGTTTCAGCACCATCAAGCCGGGCAGCGTACCGGGTCTCAAGGGCACGACCCAGGCGCCGCATTTGGTGGTGTTGGTTTTTGCCCGTGGTTTGGTGAAGCACTTGCTGACGCGGATTTATTTCGATGGCGAGGCGGCCAATGGCGATGACCCTTTGCTGGCGTGTGTGCCGGCAGAGCGGCGGCGGACCTTGGTGGCCAAGGCGGATGCGTCGGGGGTTTATCAGTGGAACGTGGTGCTTCAGGGGACAGATGAAGAAACGGTGTTCTTCGATTACTGA
- a CDS encoding aspartate-semialdehyde dehydrogenase — protein MLPPILPLSVVPVTSQLDPVRPKPDIPPVVPAQASSNESTIDLKNRDAEQSTLMLREEQRRQQEQQKRRREADEDPEQHLAIPGDELNADNTVPVAPLIEDAPRQGLWVDVEV, from the coding sequence ATGCTGCCACCGATCTTGCCCTTGAGTGTTGTGCCGGTCACATCACAACTCGACCCCGTGCGCCCAAAGCCCGATATCCCGCCGGTGGTACCTGCGCAGGCGAGCTCCAACGAAAGCACCATCGACCTGAAAAACCGCGACGCCGAGCAATCGACCCTGATGCTGCGCGAGGAGCAACGACGCCAGCAGGAACAGCAGAAACGCCGGCGCGAGGCCGACGAAGATCCCGAGCAGCACCTGGCCATTCCCGGTGATGAACTCAACGCCGATAACACCGTGCCGGTCGCGCCGCTGATTGAGGACGCGCCCCGCCAGGGGTTGTGGGTGGATGTCGAGGTTTGA
- a CDS encoding CoA-transferase subunit beta — MTYSTNEMMTVAAARRLKNGSVCFVGIGLPSKAANLARLTSSPDVVLIYESGPIGAKPSVLPLSIGDGELAETADTVVPTGEIFRYWLQGGRIDVGFLGAAQVDRFGNINTTVVGDYHQPKVRLPGAGGAPEIAGSAKSVLIILKQSSRSFVDKLDFITSVGHGEGGDSRKRLGLPGAGPVGIITDLCIMEPEKGTHEFVVTALHPGVTREQVIAATGWAIRFADQVSTSAEPTEIELNALRDLEARTAAAHGQTPGEA; from the coding sequence ATGACTTACTCGACCAATGAAATGATGACCGTCGCCGCCGCGCGTCGGCTTAAGAACGGCTCGGTCTGCTTCGTCGGTATCGGCCTGCCGTCCAAGGCCGCCAACCTGGCCCGCCTGACGTCTTCGCCGGATGTGGTGTTGATCTACGAGTCCGGCCCGATTGGCGCCAAACCCTCGGTACTGCCGCTATCCATTGGCGACGGCGAACTGGCGGAAACCGCCGACACTGTGGTGCCCACCGGTGAGATTTTTCGCTACTGGCTGCAAGGCGGGCGCATTGACGTCGGCTTTCTAGGCGCGGCCCAGGTCGACCGTTTCGGCAATATCAACACCACCGTGGTCGGTGACTATCATCAGCCCAAGGTGCGCCTGCCGGGCGCCGGTGGCGCGCCGGAAATCGCCGGTTCCGCCAAGAGCGTGCTGATCATCCTCAAACAGTCGTCCCGTTCGTTTGTCGACAAGCTGGACTTCATTACCTCGGTCGGTCATGGCGAAGGCGGCGATTCGCGCAAGCGCCTCGGCCTGCCAGGCGCAGGCCCGGTAGGGATTATTACCGACCTGTGCATCATGGAACCGGAGAAGGGCACCCACGAATTTGTGGTCACCGCCTTGCATCCCGGTGTGACCCGCGAGCAAGTGATTGCCGCCACCGGCTGGGCGATCCGTTTTGCCGACCAGGTCAGCACCAGCGCCGAACCTACCGAAATCGAACTGAACGCCTTGCGCGACCTTGAAGCCCGTACCGCCGCCGCCCATGGCCAAACCCCAGGAGAAGCCTGA
- a CDS encoding inorganic phosphate transporter: MIDLFSGLDAWVLVSLLLALAFVLAFEFINGFHDTANAVATVIYTKAMPPHLAVFFSGVFNFLGVLLGGVGVAYAIVHLLPVELLINVNTGHGLAMVFSLLAAAITWNLGTWYFGIPASSSHTLIGSILGVGLANALINDIPLADGVNWQKAIDIGASLVFSPMAGFLVAALVLIGLKWWRPLSKMHKTPDQRRKLDDKKHPPFWNRLVLVISAMAVSFVHGSNDGQKGIGLIMLVLIGIVPAQFVLDLGSTTYQIERTRDATLHLNQFYQRNHETLGEFLALGKSVRDDLPGKFRCNPQQTEPTINALLGTLKGVSDYHSLTSDQRIEVRRYLLCLDDTAKKVGKLPGLDSREKSDLEKLRKDLTATTEYAPFWVILAVALALGLGTMVGWKRVVLTIGEKIGKQGMTYAQGMSAQITTATMIGFANIFALPVSTTHVLSSGVAGTMVANKSGLQGGTVKTILMAWVLTLPATVSLSAGLFWLASKALGS; this comes from the coding sequence ATGATCGATTTATTCAGCGGACTGGATGCCTGGGTTCTTGTGAGCCTGTTGCTCGCCCTCGCCTTTGTCCTCGCCTTCGAGTTCATCAATGGCTTTCATGACACCGCTAACGCGGTGGCCACAGTCATCTATACCAAAGCGATGCCGCCGCACCTGGCCGTATTCTTTTCCGGGGTGTTCAACTTCCTCGGCGTGTTGCTCGGCGGGGTAGGCGTTGCCTATGCCATCGTGCACTTGCTGCCGGTGGAGTTGCTGATCAATGTGAACACCGGACATGGCCTGGCCATGGTGTTCTCATTGTTGGCCGCCGCCATCACGTGGAACCTCGGCACCTGGTATTTCGGGATTCCGGCATCCAGCTCCCACACCCTGATCGGTTCGATCCTCGGTGTCGGCCTGGCCAATGCCCTGATCAACGATATTCCACTGGCGGATGGGGTCAACTGGCAGAAGGCCATTGATATCGGCGCCTCGCTGGTGTTCTCGCCCATGGCCGGCTTCCTGGTCGCTGCTCTGGTGTTGATTGGTCTTAAATGGTGGCGTCCGCTGTCCAAGATGCACAAGACACCGGACCAGCGCCGCAAGCTCGACGACAAGAAACACCCGCCGTTCTGGAACCGCCTGGTACTGGTGATTTCCGCGATGGCCGTGAGTTTCGTGCATGGTTCCAACGACGGTCAGAAAGGTATCGGCCTGATCATGCTGGTGCTGATTGGTATCGTGCCCGCGCAGTTCGTACTTGATCTGGGCAGCACCACTTACCAGATCGAGCGAACCCGCGACGCCACCCTGCACCTCAACCAGTTCTACCAGCGCAACCACGAAACCCTCGGCGAATTCCTTGCCTTGGGCAAAAGTGTCAGAGACGACCTGCCAGGCAAGTTCCGTTGCAACCCGCAACAGACCGAGCCGACCATCAACGCCCTCCTCGGCACATTGAAGGGTGTCTCTGACTACCACTCCTTGACCTCCGACCAGCGCATTGAAGTCCGTCGCTACCTGTTGTGCCTGGACGACACCGCAAAGAAAGTCGGCAAGCTGCCTGGCCTTGATTCCCGCGAGAAGTCGGACCTGGAAAAACTGCGCAAAGACCTGACTGCCACCACTGAATACGCCCCGTTCTGGGTGATCCTCGCCGTGGCCCTGGCCCTTGGCCTGGGCACCATGGTGGGCTGGAAGCGTGTGGTACTGACCATCGGTGAGAAGATCGGCAAGCAGGGCATGACCTATGCCCAGGGCATGTCGGCACAAATCACTACCGCCACCATGATTGGCTTTGCCAATATCTTCGCCCTGCCGGTGTCCACCACCCACGTGCTGTCTTCGGGCGTGGCCGGGACCATGGTCGCGAACAAGAGCGGCCTGCAAGGCGGCACCGTGAAGACCATCCTGATGGCCTGGGTGCTGACCCTTCCGGCCACGGTGAGCCTGTCGGCCGGGCTGTTCTGGTTGGCTTCCAAGGCGCTGGGCAGTTAA
- a CDS encoding CoA transferase subunit A, which produces MAEILSLADAVKQFVNDGDTVALEGFTHLIPTAAGHEIIRQGKKDLTLVRMTPDLIYDQLIGAGCARKLIFSWGGNPGVGSLHRLRDAVEKQWPQPLEIEEHSHADLANAYVAGASGLPFAVLRAYAGSDLPKVNPLIKTVTCPFTGEVLAAVPSVRPDITVIHAQKADRKGNVLLWGILGVQKEAALAAKRCIVTVEEIVDDLNAPMNACVLPTWALTAVCHVPGGAHPSYAHGYTERDNRFYQAWDPIARDRGTFTAWIDEYIHGTADFSQFQAKLAAAQEAKQ; this is translated from the coding sequence ATGGCTGAAATCCTTTCGCTGGCTGATGCGGTAAAGCAGTTCGTCAATGACGGCGATACCGTCGCGCTCGAAGGCTTTACCCACCTGATCCCTACAGCGGCAGGTCATGAAATCATTCGTCAGGGCAAGAAAGACCTGACGCTGGTACGCATGACGCCCGACCTGATCTACGACCAACTGATCGGGGCCGGCTGTGCGCGCAAGTTGATTTTCTCCTGGGGCGGCAACCCTGGCGTGGGCTCCCTGCATCGCCTGCGGGACGCGGTCGAGAAGCAATGGCCGCAACCGTTGGAGATCGAAGAACACAGCCATGCGGACCTGGCCAACGCCTACGTGGCCGGCGCTTCCGGCCTGCCGTTCGCGGTGCTGCGGGCCTATGCCGGTTCCGACCTGCCCAAGGTCAATCCGTTGATCAAGACCGTGACCTGCCCCTTCACGGGCGAAGTGCTGGCGGCGGTGCCGTCGGTGCGCCCGGACATCACCGTGATCCATGCGCAAAAGGCCGACCGCAAGGGCAACGTGCTGTTGTGGGGGATTCTTGGGGTGCAGAAAGAGGCCGCGCTGGCGGCCAAGCGTTGCATCGTCACCGTCGAAGAAATCGTCGATGACCTCAACGCGCCGATGAACGCCTGCGTGCTGCCGACCTGGGCGCTGACCGCAGTGTGCCATGTGCCGGGCGGCGCGCATCCGTCCTACGCCCACGGTTACACCGAACGCGACAATCGCTTCTATCAAGCCTGGGACCCGATCGCTCGGGATCGTGGGACGTTTACCGCCTGGATCGATGAATACATCCATGGCACCGCCGACTTCAGTCAATTCCAGGCCAAGCTGGCTGCTGCCCAGGAGGCCAAGCAATGA
- a CDS encoding MFS family transporter produces MTTNTSHYTGEERSKRIFAIVGASSGNLVEWFDFYVYAFCAIYFAPAFFPSDDPTVQLLNTAGVFAAGFLMRPIGGWLFGRVADKHGRKNSMMISVLMMCAGSLVIAFLPTYKDIGAWAPALLLMARLFQGLSVGGEYGTTATYMSEVALKGQRGFFASFQYVTLIGGQLLAVSVVVILQQLLTEDELRAWGWRIPFVIGAVAAVISLLLRRSLKETTSKEMRDNKDAGSIAALFRDHKAAFITVLGYTAGGSLIFYTFTTYMQKYLVNTAGMHAKTASYIMTGALFLYMCMQPLFGMLSDKIGRRNSMLWFGALGTLCTVPILLTLKTVTSPFLAFVLITLALAIVSFYTSISGLVKAEMFPPQVRALGVGLAYAVANAIFGGSAEYVALGLKSIGLENTFYWYVTGMMAIAFLFSLRLPKQAEYLHHDL; encoded by the coding sequence ATGACAACCAATACCAGTCACTACACTGGAGAAGAACGCAGCAAACGGATTTTTGCGATTGTCGGGGCCTCCTCCGGCAACCTGGTCGAATGGTTCGACTTCTACGTCTACGCCTTCTGCGCCATCTACTTCGCCCCAGCGTTTTTCCCCTCCGACGACCCCACGGTGCAATTGCTCAACACCGCCGGTGTGTTCGCCGCAGGCTTTCTGATGCGCCCCATCGGTGGCTGGCTGTTTGGCCGGGTCGCCGACAAACACGGGCGCAAGAACTCGATGATGATCTCGGTGCTGATGATGTGCGCCGGCTCCCTGGTCATTGCGTTTCTGCCCACCTATAAAGACATCGGCGCCTGGGCACCGGCGCTGTTGCTGATGGCGCGTTTGTTCCAGGGCCTGTCGGTGGGCGGCGAGTACGGCACCACGGCAACCTACATGAGCGAAGTCGCGCTCAAGGGCCAGCGCGGCTTCTTCGCCTCGTTCCAATACGTGACCCTGATCGGCGGGCAACTGCTGGCGGTGTCGGTGGTGGTGATCCTGCAACAACTGCTCACCGAAGATGAACTGCGGGCCTGGGGCTGGCGCATTCCGTTTGTGATCGGTGCGGTGGCGGCGGTGATTTCGCTGTTGCTGCGCCGCTCCCTGAAAGAAACCACCAGCAAGGAAATGCGTGACAACAAGGACGCCGGCAGCATTGCCGCGCTGTTCCGTGATCACAAGGCCGCGTTTATCACCGTGCTCGGCTACACCGCCGGCGGCTCGTTGATTTTCTACACCTTTACCACCTACATGCAGAAGTACCTGGTGAATACCGCCGGCATGCACGCCAAGACCGCCAGCTACATCATGACCGGCGCGCTGTTCCTCTATATGTGCATGCAGCCGCTATTCGGCATGCTCTCGGACAAGATCGGTCGCCGTAACTCGATGCTCTGGTTCGGTGCCCTCGGCACCCTGTGCACGGTGCCGATCCTGCTGACCCTGAAAACCGTGACCAGCCCGTTCCTGGCCTTTGTATTGATCACCCTGGCGCTGGCGATTGTGAGTTTCTACACCTCCATCAGCGGTCTGGTGAAAGCCGAGATGTTCCCGCCACAAGTACGCGCCCTCGGTGTAGGCCTGGCCTATGCGGTGGCCAATGCGATCTTTGGTGGTTCGGCCGAATACGTGGCATTGGGCCTGAAGTCCATCGGCCTGGAAAACACCTTCTACTGGTACGTGACCGGCATGATGGCCATCGCGTTTCTGTTCAGCCTGCGCCTGCCGAAACAGGCTGAGTACTTGCACCACGATCTGTAA
- the pcaF gene encoding 3-oxoadipyl-CoA thiolase has translation MMRDVFICDAIRTPIGRFGGGLSTVRADDLAALPIKALMARNPSVDWTAVDEVFLGCANQAGEDNRNVARMAALLAGLAPSIPGVTLNRLCASGMDAIGTAFRAIASGEMELAIAGGVESMSRAPFVMGKADAAFSRNMKLEDTTIGWRFINPLMKAQYGVDAMPQTADNVADEYNVSRADQDAFALRSQQRTAAAQAAGFFAQEIVPVRVAHKKGEILVEHDEHPRADTSLEALAKLKPVNGPDKTVTAGNASGVNDGAAALILASAEAVKKHGLTARARVLGMASAGVEPRVMGIGPVPAVRKLVERLGLAVSDFDVIELNEAFASQGLAVLRELGLADDAPQVNPNGGAIALGHPLGMSGARLVLTALHQLEKTGGSKGLATMCVGVGQGLALAIERV, from the coding sequence CTGATGCGCGACGTGTTTATCTGTGATGCCATCCGCACCCCCATCGGCCGCTTCGGCGGTGGCTTGTCCACGGTGCGCGCCGATGACCTGGCGGCCCTGCCGATCAAGGCCCTGATGGCGCGCAACCCATCGGTGGACTGGACCGCAGTCGACGAAGTGTTCCTCGGCTGCGCCAACCAGGCCGGCGAAGACAACCGCAACGTGGCGCGCATGGCTGCGCTGCTGGCCGGCCTGGCGCCGAGCATCCCTGGCGTCACGCTCAACCGCCTGTGCGCTTCGGGCATGGACGCCATCGGCACCGCGTTCCGCGCCATCGCCAGTGGCGAAATGGAACTGGCCATTGCCGGTGGCGTCGAGTCGATGTCCCGTGCGCCCTTCGTGATGGGCAAGGCCGACGCCGCGTTCTCGCGCAACATGAAGCTGGAAGACACCACCATTGGCTGGCGTTTTATCAACCCGTTGATGAAGGCCCAGTACGGCGTCGATGCCATGCCGCAGACGGCTGACAATGTGGCCGATGAGTACAACGTTTCCCGTGCCGACCAGGACGCCTTCGCCTTGCGCAGCCAGCAACGCACTGCCGCTGCCCAGGCCGCCGGATTCTTCGCGCAAGAAATCGTGCCGGTGCGGGTCGCCCATAAAAAAGGCGAGATTCTGGTGGAGCACGACGAGCATCCACGCGCCGACACCAGCCTCGAAGCCCTGGCCAAGCTCAAACCAGTCAATGGCCCGGACAAGACTGTCACCGCCGGCAACGCCTCCGGGGTCAACGACGGCGCTGCGGCCTTGATTCTGGCCAGTGCCGAAGCCGTGAAAAAGCACGGCCTGACCGCCCGCGCCCGGGTGTTGGGCATGGCCAGCGCCGGGGTCGAACCCCGTGTGATGGGCATCGGCCCGGTGCCTGCGGTGCGCAAGCTGGTCGAGCGCCTGGGCCTGGCTGTCAGCGACTTTGATGTGATCGAACTCAACGAAGCCTTCGCCAGCCAAGGCTTGGCGGTGCTGCGTGAATTGGGCCTGGCGGACGATGCGCCGCAGGTCAATCCCAACGGTGGCGCGATTGCCTTGGGCCATCCGCTGGGCATGAGCGGTGCGCGCCTGGTGTTGACCGCGCTGCATCAACTGGAAAAAACCGGCGGCAGCAAAGGCCTGGCGACCATGTGTGTTGGCGTCGGCCAAGGCCTGGCCCTGGCGATCGAACGCGTTTGA